In Camelus bactrianus isolate YW-2024 breed Bactrian camel chromosome 10, ASM4877302v1, whole genome shotgun sequence, a genomic segment contains:
- the LRRC10B gene encoding leucine-rich repeat-containing protein 10B: MGIAESTPDELPSEAEEQLRNGEQQLELSGRRLRRLPSAVCALSRLQKLYVSGTGLRELPEEIEELRELRILALDFNKLERLPDGLCRLPRLTRLYLGSNRLLALPADFAQLQSLRCLWIEGNFLRRFPRPLLRLVALQSLQMGDNRLRALPAELPRMTGLRGLWLYGNRFEEFPPALLRMGRLHILDLDRNRLGGFPDLHPLRALRVFSYDHNPVTGPPRVADTVFLVGEGAVERMAERDEPTPQPPPRRPARAFEDEEEEDLLIGSGGCRTLGPPGSSLGALEAAPGLGT; the protein is encoded by the coding sequence ATGGGCATCGCCGAGTCCACGCCGGACGAGCTGCCGTCGGAAGCGGAGGAGCAACTGCGCAACGGCGAGCAGCAGTTGGAGCTAAGCGGGaggcggctgcggcggctgccCAGCGCTGTGTGCGCTCTGAGTCGCCTGCAGAAGCTGTACGTGAGCGGCACAGGGCTGCGGGAACTGCCCGAGGAGATCGAGGAGCTGCGCGAGCTGCGCATCCTGGCGCTAGACTTCAACAAACTGGAGCGCCTGCCCGACGGCCTGTGTCGCCTGCCGCGCCTCACGCGCCTCTACCTGGGCAGCAACCGGTTGCTGGCGCTGCCCGCCGACTTCGCGCAGCTGCAGAGCCTGCGCTGCCTCTGGATCGAGGGCAACTTCCTGCGGCGCTTCCCGCGGCCGCTGCTGCGCCTGGTGGCGCTGCAGTCGTTGCAGATGGGCGACAACCGGCTGCGCGCGCTGCCCGCCGAGCTGCCGCGCATGACGGGTCTGCGCGGCCTCTGGCTCTACGGCAACCGCTTCGAGGAATTCCCGCCCGCTCTGCTGCGCATGGGCCGCCTGCACATCCTCGACCTAGACCGCAACCGCCTGGGAGGCTTTCCCGACCTGCACCCGCTGCGCGCCCTGCGTGTCTTCTCCTACGACCACAATCCGGTCACTGGGCCCCCACGAGTCGCCGACACGGTCTTCCTTGTGGGCGAGGGCGCCGTCGAGCGTATGGCCGAGCGCGACGAGCCCACGCCCCAGCCGCCGCCCCGGCGCCCAGCGCGGGCCTttgaggatgaggaggaagaagacTTGCTCATAGGGAGCGGTGGCTGCCGGACTCTGGGGCCCCCGGGGAGCAGCCTCGGAGCCCTGGAAGCAGCTCCAGGACTGGGCACCTGA